AGTCGCGGAAGACGACGCGACCCTCGCGATCATGGATCTGATGCCGCAGGCCGACGGCCACGTGCTCGTGATCCCGAAGGAGCCGGCCGCGCAGATCTTCGAGTTGTCCGGCGACGCCGCCGCGGCCGGCATCCGCATGACGCAGCGTGTCGCGGCGGCGGTGCGCGCGGCGCTCGAGCCGGATGGCGTGTTCATCGGCCAGTTCAACGGCGCGGCCGCCGGCCAGACGGTGCCGCATGTGCACTTCCACGTGATCCCGCGCTGGGAAGGCGCCGAGCTGAAGATGCATGCGCGTGAGATCGCCGACGCGGCGACGCTCGAAGCGCTGGCGCAGCGCATTCGCGCGCGTTTCGTGTAACGCGTCGATTGCACACGGCGATGGCACGGCCTGGCGCAGCGGCCAGCCGTCGTGCCATCGCCTGTTTCAGCGGTCATGCGAGGTAACACGTGTAACCGCCGGCGAAACTCGGCCCGGCCCCCCCGGCGCTAGACTCCGCGCATTGCTTCACTGAGCGACAGGAAGGGCGGATCGCCTCTTCGTGCCGGCCGCCGCATCGCGCGATGGCGCGGCTTTCGCGAGGTGCCATTCGTCTTTCGCGCCGGGAATCGAGCCATGACCAGACTTCTCATCACGCTTGCCCTGATCGGCGGCCTGTCCGGCTGCTATGTCGCGCCGCCGTATGGCTATGCGCCCGCGCCGGCCTACTACGGCTATGCGCCGGCGTATTACGCGCCACCCGTCAGCGTCGGGATCGGCGGCAACTTCCGCATTCGCTGATCCGGCACCGGCACCGGGCTCGGGCGCTGGCCGCACCGGTCAGCGCCATCGCGTTGTGCCGGATGACGCGCGCGGATTCGCGTACCGCATGACGGCGGTGCGCTGCGCGGCGTGTGCGCGCTTCCTATACTTCACAGGAAAGGGCACTTCGGCGAGGCAGTCATGACAGTCACCCGCAAGGTCGCAGTCGTGTCGGGCGTCTCCACGCTCGTCTATCTCGGGCTCGCCGTGCTGGGCAGCGGCGGATTCGCAGCCTTCTTCTCGCATCCACCGCTGACCGTCGTCGTCGTCGCGACGCTCGCGATGGCCGTCGTCGCGATGTTTACCGAAGGCAACCTGAGCAGCGGCGAGCGCGAGAACCGCGATAATCGCTGGGTGCTCGCGGCATTCGGGGTAAGCGGGTTCCTGCTCGCGTACCTGCCCGCGCTGACCGACCGGCTCGACTTCTGGACCTTCGGCGGCGATGCGGTGCGCTGGATCGGCGTCGTGCTGTACATCGCGGGCGGCGTGCTGCGCATCTGGCCCGTATTCGTGCTCGGCAAGCGCTTCAGCGGGCTCGTCGCGATCCAGCCGGGCCATACGCTCGTGACCGACGGCATCTACAGCCGCATCCGCAATCCGAGCTATCTCGGCCTGGTCGTCAATTCGGTCGGCTGGGCGCTCGCGTTCCGCTCGGGCGTCGGCTTGCTGCTGGTCGTGCTAACGATGGTGCCGCTCGTCGCGCGTATCCGCTCCAAGGAGGCGCTGCTACGTGCGCAATTCGGCGCCGAATACGACGCGTATTGCGCGCGAACGTGGCGTCTGCTGCCCGGCGTGTACTGACCCTCTTCGTTTCTTCACGGCCGCCGTTTCGGGCCCGGCCCACGTTTCGTTCCCGATGTGTTGCCACGTGTGTCGCAAACGTGCGACGCCACGCATGGCCGGCGTGTTTTTCCACAGGGCCGGACCCTCGGCGAAGCCAATGCCGGCGCGGGTTTGCGGGCATTTCGGCGCGCGCGTTCGAGGTTGCTTATT
This window of the Burkholderia lata genome carries:
- a CDS encoding methyltransferase family protein; translated protein: MTVTRKVAVVSGVSTLVYLGLAVLGSGGFAAFFSHPPLTVVVVATLAMAVVAMFTEGNLSSGERENRDNRWVLAAFGVSGFLLAYLPALTDRLDFWTFGGDAVRWIGVVLYIAGGVLRIWPVFVLGKRFSGLVAIQPGHTLVTDGIYSRIRNPSYLGLVVNSVGWALAFRSGVGLLLVVLTMVPLVARIRSKEALLRAQFGAEYDAYCARTWRLLPGVY
- a CDS encoding HIT family protein, which codes for MSYDNNNPFAKILRGELPCVKVAEDDATLAIMDLMPQADGHVLVIPKEPAAQIFELSGDAAAAGIRMTQRVAAAVRAALEPDGVFIGQFNGAAAGQTVPHVHFHVIPRWEGAELKMHAREIADAATLEALAQRIRARFV